A region of Micromonospora chokoriensis DNA encodes the following proteins:
- a CDS encoding recombinase family protein: protein MSDKPTPTSAPKRRGRRALTSTQPDTSTGACRVCIYIRRSTDDEHQPFSLLAQRTALKKYVESHPGWVFVCEFEDDASGATTDRPGLKKALDAAKAGMFDVLLVYRVDRFSRSLAHFIDLAATLDAANVRFASATEPVDTGGAIGRMMLQFLAVFAEFERNMIIDRVKSGMTAKASKGQWAGGNRPYGYLVDRDTQRLVPHPDEAPILRDIFHLYTRDRLGTRAIATELNSRGVPNRTGKQWSGHTINRILDNPAYLGDIAYRDIHVPDAHEPLIDRDTFRRAQDIAAARGDVQTQRAMSDSDYYLTGLLTCPQCGQRYVGTSAKGRTRRYRYYTCFTRTRYGKHATCTAPRLPADDLDHMILRALHDFYTTAEPVLAAMIDRAHAQHDTTADDRRAELTAIAHQITTTANAIDRYHTAFENGTMDDATAGPRIRELRQRLAQLQARHTELDAGLAVQPAPPPPGTVARIRDHLSTIMTSGTATERKAAIEALIAEVQLTDQGVVPVFKIPNDTTMPPPETDEGTSKEPPVRTMVRSVGRAGLEPATEGL from the coding sequence ATGTCAGACAAGCCCACCCCCACCAGCGCACCGAAGCGACGCGGCCGACGCGCCCTCACGAGCACCCAGCCCGACACGTCGACCGGCGCGTGCCGGGTGTGTATCTACATCCGGCGCTCCACCGACGACGAGCACCAGCCCTTCAGCCTGCTCGCCCAACGCACCGCCCTCAAGAAGTACGTCGAGAGCCACCCCGGCTGGGTCTTCGTCTGCGAATTCGAAGATGACGCCTCCGGCGCCACCACCGACCGCCCCGGCTTGAAAAAGGCACTCGATGCCGCGAAAGCCGGCATGTTCGACGTCCTACTCGTTTACCGAGTAGACCGATTCAGTCGAAGCCTCGCTCACTTCATCGACCTCGCCGCCACCCTCGACGCCGCCAACGTACGATTCGCCTCCGCCACCGAACCCGTCGACACCGGTGGTGCGATCGGTCGCATGATGCTGCAATTCCTCGCCGTGTTCGCCGAATTCGAACGCAACATGATCATCGACCGGGTAAAGAGTGGCATGACCGCGAAAGCCAGCAAAGGCCAATGGGCCGGCGGCAACCGCCCCTACGGCTACCTCGTCGACCGCGACACCCAACGCCTGGTGCCCCACCCCGACGAGGCACCCATCCTGCGCGACATCTTCCACCTCTACACCCGCGACCGTCTCGGCACCCGCGCCATCGCCACCGAGTTGAACTCCCGCGGCGTCCCCAACCGCACCGGCAAACAATGGTCCGGACACACCATCAACCGGATCCTGGACAACCCCGCCTACCTCGGGGACATCGCCTACCGCGACATCCACGTGCCCGACGCCCACGAGCCGCTCATCGACCGGGACACGTTCCGCCGCGCCCAGGACATCGCCGCGGCGCGCGGTGACGTCCAAACCCAGCGGGCCATGTCCGACTCGGACTACTACCTCACCGGCCTGTTGACATGTCCGCAGTGCGGACAGCGCTACGTCGGCACATCCGCCAAAGGCCGGACCCGCCGCTACCGCTACTACACCTGCTTCACCCGCACCCGCTACGGCAAACACGCCACCTGCACCGCACCCCGACTCCCCGCCGACGACCTCGACCACATGATCCTGCGGGCCCTGCACGACTTCTACACCACCGCCGAACCCGTCCTCGCCGCCATGATCGACCGCGCCCACGCCCAGCACGACACCACCGCCGACGACCGGCGCGCCGAACTCACCGCCATCGCCCACCAGATCACCACCACCGCGAACGCGATCGACCGCTACCACACCGCGTTCGAGAACGGCACCATGGACGACGCCACGGCCGGCCCTCGCATCCGCGAACTCCGCCAACGCCTCGCTCAACTCCAAGCCCGGCACACCGAACTCGACGCCGGCCTGGCGGTCCAGCCCGCGCCCCCGCCGCCCGGCACCGTCGCCCGCATCCGCGACCACCTCAGCACCATCATGACCAGCGGCACCGCCACCGAACGCAAAGCCGCCATCGAGGCTCTCATCGCCGAAGTCCAACTCACCGACCAGGGAGTCGTACCCGTGTTCAAGATCCCCAATGACACGACAATGCCCCCGCCCGAAACGGACGAGGGCACCTCGAAAGAACCACCGGTTCGCACAATGGTGCGGTCGGTGGGGCGGGCGGGACTCGAACCCGCGACCGAGGGATTATGA
- a CDS encoding DUF397 domain-containing protein has translation MTSADLSRAQWKKSTRSSGNGQCVEVADLADAVALRDSKDPTGPALLFRREGWTSFLTSAKQGQFTHR, from the coding sequence ATGACCTCAGCCGACCTGTCCCGCGCCCAGTGGAAAAAGAGCACCCGGTCCAGCGGGAACGGACAATGTGTCGAGGTCGCCGACCTCGCCGACGCGGTAGCTCTCCGGGACAGCAAGGACCCAACGGGCCCGGCTCTCCTGTTCCGCCGAGAAGGTTGGACCAGCTTCCTAACCAGCGCCAAGCAAGGACAGTTCACCCACCGGTAG
- a CDS encoding replication-relaxation family protein, translated as MPDQLLRVQAQLTDRDLVLLGWLADHGVLTSFQIAEALYPSVDYAQERLRALAQKLGVVDRFRPQKPDGGSYPYHYVLAQLGVEVVAAQRGDDLPRKDQARKRRWHLTRRANLPHLLGVNGFFTALAGHARTHPGSELVRWWPAGRCQQMGAFAEPDDDVTVRIYQPRSRPDGHGIWADGHRRVPFFLEYDLGTERPLSRLVDKIDGYRELAHVTGRIWPVLFWLHSPARERHLHQELAAAGTIYPVATAVHAEVTGINPAEAGWWLHRHHGAPMRLADLPSADSRTEQAT; from the coding sequence ATGCCTGATCAGCTGCTTCGGGTCCAGGCCCAGCTCACCGACCGCGACCTCGTCCTGCTCGGCTGGCTGGCCGACCACGGCGTGCTCACCTCCTTCCAGATCGCCGAAGCCCTCTACCCGTCGGTCGACTACGCCCAGGAACGCCTGCGGGCGCTGGCACAAAAGTTGGGGGTGGTGGACCGGTTCCGGCCGCAGAAGCCCGACGGCGGCTCCTACCCCTACCACTACGTGCTGGCGCAGCTCGGCGTCGAGGTCGTCGCCGCGCAACGCGGCGACGACCTGCCGCGCAAGGACCAGGCCCGCAAAAGGCGGTGGCACCTGACGAGGCGGGCGAACCTGCCGCACCTGCTCGGGGTCAACGGCTTCTTCACCGCCCTGGCCGGGCACGCCCGCACCCACCCCGGCAGCGAGTTGGTGCGCTGGTGGCCGGCGGGACGCTGCCAGCAGATGGGCGCCTTCGCCGAACCCGACGACGACGTCACCGTCCGCATCTACCAGCCGAGATCACGGCCGGACGGACACGGCATCTGGGCCGACGGCCACCGCCGGGTGCCGTTCTTCCTGGAGTACGACCTCGGCACCGAACGGCCCTTGTCCCGCCTGGTCGACAAGATCGACGGATATCGGGAACTCGCGCACGTCACCGGCCGGATCTGGCCGGTGCTGTTCTGGCTGCACTCCCCAGCCCGCGAGCGTCACCTGCACCAGGAACTCGCCGCAGCCGGGACGATCTACCCGGTGGCCACCGCCGTGCATGCCGAGGTCACGGGCATCAACCCGGCTGAGGCGGGGTGGTGGCTGCACCGCCACCACGGGGCGCCGATGCGCCTGGCCGACCTCCCCTCCGCCGACAGCCGCACCGAACAGGCCACCTGA
- a CDS encoding helix-turn-helix domain-containing protein: protein MELSARRQPPTVRLRRLAAELRSLRTAAGLTRDEVSEQTGINPTTLYRIETAKVRPQRRTLMAMLDKYGVTDEDKRSELIALSRQAAQLGWLQAYESELPELYSTYISFEAEARSVRNYESLFVPGLLQTENYARAVIRGVLPLATDADVQARVEARVQRQESLRKTEPLRLWAILDEAVLHRLTGGPAVMAEQLDALVSAAGQPHVTLQVIPFTSGAHAGMPGSFVVMDFPDPADPALVYVDSMAGDLFLEREADVRRYTSTYEHLRATALDPTSSIKLIQEYAAAISQKGGTG, encoded by the coding sequence ATGGAGTTGTCAGCTCGACGGCAACCGCCCACCGTGCGCCTCCGGCGGCTCGCGGCGGAGCTGCGCAGCCTGCGCACCGCCGCCGGCCTCACCCGCGACGAGGTCAGCGAGCAGACCGGCATCAATCCCACCACCCTCTATCGCATCGAAACGGCCAAGGTCCGCCCACAGCGGCGCACCCTGATGGCGATGCTGGACAAGTACGGCGTCACTGACGAGGACAAGCGCAGCGAACTCATCGCCCTGTCCCGTCAGGCCGCGCAGCTGGGCTGGCTCCAGGCGTACGAGTCGGAACTCCCGGAGCTCTACAGCACGTACATCAGCTTCGAAGCCGAAGCCCGCTCGGTCCGCAACTACGAGTCGCTCTTCGTGCCAGGCCTCCTGCAGACCGAGAACTACGCCCGCGCCGTCATCCGGGGCGTGTTGCCGCTGGCGACCGACGCGGATGTGCAGGCCCGGGTGGAGGCGCGCGTGCAGCGGCAGGAGTCGCTCCGCAAGACGGAGCCGCTGCGCCTCTGGGCGATCCTCGACGAAGCCGTCCTGCACCGGCTGACTGGCGGACCAGCCGTCATGGCCGAACAGCTCGACGCCCTGGTGAGCGCGGCGGGCCAGCCGCACGTCACGCTCCAAGTCATCCCGTTCACCTCGGGCGCGCACGCCGGCATGCCCGGCTCGTTCGTCGTCATGGACTTCCCCGACCCAGCCGACCCCGCCCTGGTGTACGTCGACAGCATGGCCGGCGACCTGTTCCTCGAACGGGAAGCAGACGTCCGCCGCTACACCAGCACCTACGAACACCTCCGCGCTACCGCACTCGACCCAACCAGCTCGATCAAGCTGATCCAGGAATACGCCGCAGCGATCAGTCAGAAAGGAGGGACGGGATGA